In one window of Nicotiana tabacum cultivar K326 chromosome 12, ASM71507v2, whole genome shotgun sequence DNA:
- the LOC107789611 gene encoding sulfate transporter 1.3-like, producing the protein MGRSSVEAIETKEMDYQSLPSPQHQQAPYMHKVGVPPKQKLFDEFKTTVKETLFADDPLRSFKDQSRSRKFVLGWQAVFPILDWGRSYNVSKFRGDLIAGLTIASLCIPQDIGYSKLANLAPQYGLYSSFVPPLIYAFMGSSRDIAIGPVAVVSLLLGSLLSNEIDPTTNPNEYRRLAFTATFFAGITQATLGILRLGFLIDFLSHAAVVGFMGGAAITIALQQLKGFLGIKKFTKETDIISVMKSVWRSAHHGWNWPTILIGATFLTFLLFAKYTGKKNKKLFWIPAIAPLISVILSTFLVYITHAEKKGVEIVRHIEKGINPPSVSEIYFTGDYLLKGLKIGIVAGMIALTEAVAIGRTFASMKDYQLDGNKEMVALGAMNVVGSMTSCYVTTGSFSRSAVNYMAGCQTAVSNIIMSVVVFLTLLFITPLFEYTPNAILAAIIISAVIGLIDYEAAILIWKIDKFDFVACMGAFFGVVFASVEIGLLIAVSISFAKILLQVTRPRTAILGKIPRTNVYRNIQQYPEATQVPGVLIVRVDSAIYFSNSNYTRERILRWVTDEDEQLESAGFPKIRFLIVDMSPVTDIDTSGIHAFEELHRSLHKREVQLILSNPGRQVIDKLHASNFVSQIGEDKIFLTVADAVLTCSSKFPEVIV; encoded by the exons ATGGGTCGATCTAGCGTTGAGGCAATAGAAACAAAAGAAATGGACTACCAAAGTTTGCCATCCCCTCAACACCAACAAGCACCATATATGCACAAGGTTGGAGTCCCACCGAAACAGAAACTATTCGATGAATTTAAGACTACTGTAAAGGAAACATTGTTTGCAGATGATCCTCTACGCTCCTTTAAAGATCAGTCAAGGTCTCGGAAGTTTGTCCTTGGTTGGCAGGCTGTATTTCCCATACTAGATTGGGGTAGAAGCTATAATGTTTCTAAGTTTAGAGGTGATCTTATTGCTGGTTTGACTATTGCAAGTCTCTGCATTCCTCAG GACATTGGCTATTCAAAGCTCGCAAACTTAGCTCCTCAGTATGGGCTAT ACTCCAGCTTTGTTCCACCTTTGATTTATGCCTTCATGGGTAGCTCGAGAGATATAGCGATAGGACCTGTTGCTGTTGTATCACTATTGCTAGGGTCTCTGCTTAGCAATGAAATTGATCCAACTACAAATCCAAATGAATACAGGAGACTTGCATTTACAGCTACTTTTTTCGCTGGCATTACCCAAGCTACTCTTGGAATCTTAAG GTTGGGATTTTTAATCGATTTCTTATCTCATGCTGCTGTCGTGGGTTTCATGGGTGGTGCAGCCATTACAATTGCTCTCCAGCAACTTAAAGGTTTTCTTGGCATCAAAAAGTTTACTAAGGAAACTGATATCATTTCTGTGATGAAATCAGTATGGCGTTCGGCTCACCATGGA TGGAACTGGCCGACAATTCTCATTGGAGCAACCTTTTTAACTTTCCTTTTGTTCGCGAAGTACACT GGAAAGAAGAACAAAAAGCTGTTTTGGATACCTGCAATTGCTCCTCTGATCTCTGTCATTCTTTCCACCTTCTTGGTCTACATAACCCATGCTGAAAAAAAGGGAGTCGAGATT GTGAGGCACATTGAGAAAGGAATCAATCCTCCTTCTGTCAGTGAAATCTATTTCACTGGTGATTATCTCCTAAAAGGGCTAAAGATTGGTATTGTAGCTGGAATGATTGCATTGACG GAAGCCGTTGCAATTGGAAGAACATTTGCTTCAATGAAGGACTACCAGTTGGATGGAAACAAAGAAATGGTGGCACTTGGAGCAATGAATGTCGTTGGCTCAATGACATCATGCTATGTGACAACAG GTTCCTTCTCTCGATCAGCAGTAAATTACATGGCTGGATGCCAAACTGCAGTTTCCAACATTATCATGTCTGTTGTTGTGTTCTTGACGTTGTTGTTCATAACCCCTCTTTTTGAGTACACTCCAAATGCAATCCTCGCTGCCATCATTATCTCAGCTGTCATTGGATTAATAGACTATGAAGCCGCAATTTTGATTTGGAAGATCGACAAATTTGATTTTGTTGCTTGTATGGGAGCATTTTTTGGTGTGGTTTTCGCCTCTGTTGAGATAGGTCTTTTAATTGCG GTCTCAATATCATTTGCTAAGATTCTCCTCCAAGTCACCAGGCCACGAACAGCTATTCTTGGCAAGATCCCCAGGACAAATGTATATAGGAACATTCAACAATATCCCGAGGCAACACAAGTTCCCGGTGTACTAATTGTGAGAGTTGATTCTGCTATCTACTTTTCAAATTCTAACTACACGAGAGAAAG GATATTGAGATGGGTAACGGATGAGGACGAGCAACTAGAATCCGCTGGCTTTCCTAAAATTAGGTTCTTGATTGTTGACATGTCAC CCGTGACTGACATTGACACCAGTGGCATCCATGCCTTTGAAGAGTTGCACAGAAGCCTACATAAGAGAGAAGTTCAG CTTATTCTCTCAAACCCTGGAAGACAAGTGATCGACAAGCTGCACGCATCCAATTTCGTGAGCCAAATTGGCGAGGACAAGATATTTCTCACTGTTGCAGATGCTGTGCTAACTTGTTCCTCTAAGTTCCCTGAAGTAATAGTCTGA